Proteins found in one Gemmatimonadaceae bacterium genomic segment:
- a CDS encoding ABC transporter permease: protein MSRLEPRFPGLRRFLRLRDRSVQAEVDDEIAFHMESRVRDLVARGEPESNARRMAAAQFGDVYEARLELAAVDRRRRRRRRLAGAFDAVGQDLRHAARSLRRSPAFTGAAIATLTVGIGAATAVFAVVDGVLLRPLPYRDPSRLVAAWYDMPKINLAHVPQAAATYLTYRDLARTLDGIGIYVEQETNVADRTSPNDSQRMRTTVCTSTLLSVLGASPLRGRVFTEVDDRPQAAPVVLISESVWRSQFGGDPSIVGRRLDVDGVAREVVGIMPRSFRFPSGETQVWVPLGLDPNKLPANAFNYNAVARLAPGASVAAAERELARLLPRVAERFPDFVPGITTRAIMDQARPQPRVIPLLEDTTGAVAGTLGLVAAAAVLLLLVTCVNVANLSLVRFDARQRELAVREAIGAGTARVVRYLASESLELAGFAGLLGLLLGWCLVRALVTFGPTDVPRLAEIALDWQAAAFAAAAALLSAIGCCLIPAFRVGRRRVSFRETTRGGTASRWQHRVRGGLVAAQVAFSVAVLAGSGLLFRSFQRLHAVRLGFDPDHVATYWVSLPPARYAERADVARYFATLARRVAQVPGVQSVGVTSRLPLEQRGINQNPFYPDGTEKNDKKLPPLQLFTTIGGDYFRTLRIPLLTGRTFEPMETQRFGEAIISRRTAELFWKDSSGAAAVGQHFRALPNGPPYTVIGVVADVQDTSLAIASSPTVYFPEVVRQDSLTRQIARTMAVVARTTSDPAKIAPLIERAAREIDPTLPTYGGQTMSEALRASTARLAFVALLLASAALITLVLGGVGLYGVMAYAVALRQREIGIRIALGASPQGVAAATTRGGMALTAIGVAAGVVLFGFSARLVRTLLFGVAPWDPVAIGGAAAVLMAIALLASWGPARRAARVNPVDALRAD, encoded by the coding sequence ATGAGCCGCTTGGAACCACGGTTTCCGGGACTGCGGCGCTTTCTGCGTCTGCGCGACCGGTCGGTACAGGCGGAGGTGGACGACGAAATCGCCTTCCATATGGAGAGTCGCGTGCGTGACCTCGTGGCTCGCGGCGAGCCGGAATCCAATGCGCGCCGAATGGCTGCCGCGCAGTTCGGCGACGTCTACGAGGCTCGCCTGGAGCTTGCCGCGGTCGATCGGCGTCGGCGACGACGGCGGCGGTTGGCCGGCGCGTTCGACGCGGTGGGTCAGGACTTACGCCATGCCGCGCGGTCGCTACGGCGATCGCCGGCGTTCACCGGCGCGGCGATCGCGACGCTTACGGTCGGAATCGGGGCCGCGACGGCGGTCTTCGCCGTCGTCGACGGCGTGTTGCTCCGGCCCCTGCCGTATCGGGACCCGAGCCGGCTGGTGGCCGCGTGGTACGACATGCCCAAGATCAACTTGGCGCATGTTCCGCAGGCGGCGGCGACCTATCTCACGTATCGTGACCTCGCGCGCACACTCGACGGCATCGGGATTTACGTCGAGCAAGAGACGAATGTCGCCGACCGCACCTCGCCGAACGACTCCCAGCGCATGCGGACGACGGTTTGCACCTCGACTCTCCTCAGCGTGTTGGGAGCGTCTCCGCTGCGCGGCCGCGTGTTCACGGAGGTCGACGATCGTCCACAAGCCGCGCCGGTCGTGCTCATCAGCGAATCGGTATGGCGATCTCAGTTCGGCGGGGATCCTTCCATCGTCGGACGCCGCCTCGACGTCGACGGCGTCGCGCGCGAAGTCGTCGGCATCATGCCGCGGAGCTTTCGCTTCCCGAGTGGTGAAACGCAGGTGTGGGTGCCGCTGGGGCTGGACCCGAACAAGCTGCCCGCGAACGCGTTCAACTACAACGCCGTCGCCCGCCTCGCACCCGGCGCGAGCGTTGCCGCCGCGGAGCGGGAGCTCGCGCGACTATTGCCGCGCGTCGCGGAGCGCTTTCCGGATTTCGTTCCAGGCATCACGACGCGCGCGATCATGGACCAGGCGCGGCCTCAGCCGCGCGTCATTCCGTTGTTGGAGGACACGACGGGCGCCGTCGCCGGAACGCTCGGCCTCGTCGCGGCAGCGGCGGTACTGCTGCTACTCGTGACCTGCGTCAACGTCGCCAATCTCTCGCTTGTCCGCTTCGACGCGCGACAGCGCGAGCTCGCCGTGCGTGAGGCGATCGGCGCGGGTACGGCGAGAGTGGTCCGGTATCTTGCGTCGGAGTCGTTGGAGCTGGCGGGGTTCGCCGGACTGCTCGGGCTGTTACTCGGGTGGTGCCTGGTGCGGGCGCTTGTCACGTTCGGACCGACCGACGTACCACGCTTGGCCGAGATCGCGCTCGACTGGCAAGCCGCGGCGTTTGCCGCCGCGGCGGCTCTGCTGAGCGCGATAGGGTGCTGCCTCATTCCCGCGTTTCGTGTCGGCCGCCGTCGCGTGTCATTCCGAGAGACGACGCGTGGCGGAACGGCATCGCGGTGGCAGCACCGTGTGCGCGGGGGTCTCGTGGCGGCGCAAGTCGCGTTCAGTGTGGCGGTGCTCGCGGGCTCGGGACTCCTGTTCCGATCCTTCCAGCGACTTCACGCGGTGCGCCTCGGTTTCGATCCGGATCACGTCGCTACCTATTGGGTCTCGCTGCCGCCGGCGCGGTACGCCGAGCGCGCGGACGTGGCGCGCTATTTCGCGACGCTTGCGAGGCGCGTGGCGCAGGTGCCGGGCGTTCAAAGCGTCGGCGTCACCTCTCGGCTGCCGCTCGAACAGCGGGGCATCAATCAGAATCCGTTCTATCCCGACGGCACGGAGAAGAACGACAAGAAGCTTCCGCCGCTTCAGCTATTCACCACGATCGGGGGAGACTACTTCCGCACGTTGCGCATCCCCCTGCTGACCGGGCGGACGTTCGAGCCGATGGAGACACAGCGGTTCGGCGAGGCCATCATCTCACGCCGAACGGCGGAGCTCTTCTGGAAGGATTCGTCGGGCGCCGCCGCGGTGGGACAACACTTCCGCGCGCTGCCCAACGGGCCGCCTTACACGGTGATCGGCGTGGTGGCTGATGTTCAGGACACGAGCCTCGCGATCGCGTCTTCGCCGACCGTCTATTTCCCCGAGGTCGTGCGACAGGATTCGCTCACACGACAAATCGCGCGCACAATGGCAGTCGTCGCGCGAACGACGTCCGATCCGGCGAAGATCGCGCCCCTCATCGAGCGAGCAGCGCGGGAGATCGATCCGACGCTGCCCACGTACGGCGGGCAAACAATGAGCGAGGCGCTCCGCGCGTCGACGGCCAGGCTGGCGTTCGTGGCGCTCCTTCTCGCTTCTGCCGCACTGATCACCCTCGTCCTGGGCGGCGTCGGCTTATACGGTGTCATGGCGTACGCGGTCGCATTGCGCCAGCGCGAGATCGGCATTCGCATCGCACTCGGCGCGTCGCCGCAGGGTGTGGCGGCGGCGACGACGCGCGGAGGGATGGCGCTGACCGCCATCGGCGTTGCGGCCGGCGTCGTGCTGTTCGGCTTCTCCGCGCGGCTCGTTCGGACGCTGCTGTTCGGCGTCGCGCCGTGGGATCCGGTCGCGATCGGCGGCGCGGCGGCGGTGCTCATGGCGATCGCTCTGCTCGCGAGCTGGGGCCCGGCCCGTCGCGCCGCTCGTGTGAACCCGGTAGATGCGCTGCGGGCCGACTGA
- a CDS encoding murein L,D-transpeptidase catalytic domain family protein, whose protein sequence is MKLYHGTAKFLFGSTALLIGTAGFQGKTNAPAAAPQALTAPAHGVVAASTAAPTASTASSRAKTALSALSSAVRRLSDPRALKDAFNSYFAFKAAHPSQVKKPYLYFVDYGLPNTTPRGYVFDMTALKIIDGPFTVAHGRGSGASIPTRFSNAIGSASTSLGLYIAKATYAFHGHASGRPYQSLGLKLDGVSTGFNDRAFTRGVVAHGAPYVTPNRAGMSKGCPAMEPARAQQLLPKLADGGMVFLFAPNANWMANDPWIVGD, encoded by the coding sequence ATGAAGCTCTACCACGGCACTGCGAAATTCTTGTTTGGATCGACAGCTCTTCTGATCGGTACGGCGGGCTTTCAGGGCAAGACCAACGCTCCCGCCGCTGCCCCGCAAGCCCTTACCGCTCCGGCGCACGGCGTCGTCGCGGCGAGCACGGCTGCGCCCACCGCGAGCACCGCGTCTTCGCGCGCCAAGACCGCGCTCTCCGCGCTTTCGTCGGCCGTTCGCCGGCTGAGCGATCCGCGGGCGCTCAAGGACGCCTTCAATAGCTATTTCGCGTTCAAGGCGGCCCACCCGAGTCAGGTCAAGAAGCCGTACCTCTACTTCGTTGACTACGGTCTGCCGAACACCACGCCTCGTGGCTACGTGTTCGACATGACGGCGCTGAAGATCATCGACGGTCCGTTCACGGTCGCGCACGGCCGCGGGTCGGGCGCTTCGATTCCGACGCGGTTCTCGAATGCGATCGGAAGCGCGTCGACCTCCTTGGGTCTCTACATCGCCAAAGCGACGTACGCGTTTCACGGCCACGCGAGCGGCCGCCCGTATCAATCGCTCGGCCTCAAGCTGGATGGAGTGTCGACGGGCTTCAACGACAGGGCATTCACTCGTGGCGTCGTCGCTCACGGCGCGCCGTACGTGACGCCGAACAGAGCGGGAATGAGCAAGGGTTGCCCAGCGATGGAGCCCGCCCGCGCGCAGCAACTGCTGCCGAAGCTCGCTGACGGTGGAATGGTGTTCCTGTTCGCGCCCAACGCGAACTGGATGGCGAACGATCCCTGGATCGTCGGCGACTGA